In the Deltaproteobacteria bacterium genome, one interval contains:
- a CDS encoding TRAP transporter large permease subunit — translation AYPLLARAGYGKNAAGGLLAAGGLGAILSPPVLGAAAFLIAEFLKISYLDVILMATIPTLLYYLSLFVMVEIDSRKPGMRKVVIQGSSGLWTLTRRYGFHFTSLVAIVAFMLAGYTAIAAVFWATVIAFVLSFLRNDSALRPAKLVEALNAGSVGVLGVAVTCAAAGLIVGVVTLTGLGLKFSAIIIKYAGNSLFLTAVYSGLIVWIIGLAVPVTASYIICAVIVAPALTNLGVPDFAAHMFIFYYAVLSEVSPPTALSPFAAAAITGGDPYKTTLQSWKYTLPAFIFPFTFVVDPAGVGILLKGPWTAVAWTGLTAAVGIVALAGGVQGWLFQETVLAERVLLIAAGLFLVYPGPVCDAVGIGLVAVVGAMQRGFLPRLRFSRPGG, via the coding sequence GCGTATCCCCTGCTCGCCAGGGCGGGGTACGGGAAGAACGCCGCCGGGGGCCTCCTCGCCGCCGGGGGGCTGGGCGCCATCCTTTCCCCTCCGGTTCTTGGCGCGGCGGCGTTCCTGATCGCCGAGTTCCTGAAGATCTCCTACCTCGACGTGATCCTGATGGCGACCATCCCGACGCTCCTCTACTACCTGTCGCTCTTCGTGATGGTGGAGATCGACTCCCGGAAGCCGGGGATGCGGAAGGTGGTGATCCAGGGCTCCTCGGGACTGTGGACGCTGACGCGCCGCTACGGGTTCCATTTCACGTCCCTGGTGGCCATCGTGGCGTTCATGCTGGCGGGGTACACCGCGATCGCCGCGGTGTTCTGGGCCACGGTGATCGCCTTCGTGTTGAGCTTCCTGCGGAACGACTCCGCCCTGCGCCCGGCGAAGCTCGTCGAGGCGCTGAACGCAGGATCGGTGGGCGTCCTGGGAGTCGCCGTGACGTGCGCGGCGGCAGGCCTGATCGTCGGCGTGGTGACCCTGACGGGGCTGGGGCTGAAATTCAGCGCCATCATCATCAAGTACGCCGGAAACAGCCTCTTCCTGACCGCGGTCTACAGCGGACTGATCGTCTGGATCATCGGCCTCGCCGTGCCCGTCACCGCCTCGTACATCATCTGCGCGGTGATCGTCGCCCCGGCGCTCACGAACCTGGGGGTGCCCGACTTCGCCGCCCACATGTTCATCTTCTACTACGCCGTCCTCTCCGAGGTTTCCCCTCCCACCGCCCTGTCTCCCTTCGCGGCGGCGGCCATCACGGGCGGGGACCCCTACAAGACGACGCTCCAGTCATGGAAGTACACGTTGCCCGCGTTCATCTTCCCATTCACGTTCGTGGTGGATCCCGCGGGGGTGGGCATCCTGCTGAAGGGCCCATGGACCGCCGTGGCCTGGACCGGCCTCACGGCGGCCGTCGGGATCGTGGCCCTTGCCGGCGGCGTGCAGGGGTGGCTGTTCCAGGAAACGGTGCTCGCGGAGCGCGTGCTCCTGATCGCCGCGGGGCTGTTCCTCGTCTACCCCGGACCGGTGTGCGACGCCGTCGGGATCGGGTTGGTCGCCGTCGTGGGCGCCATGCAGCGCGGGTTCCTTCCCCGGCTCCGGTTCTCCCGACCGGGGGGATGA
- a CDS encoding ABC transporter substrate-binding protein, producing the protein MNSSTEARRSNPPGRAYWRVAAAVAAVFALLLATPASSFAGEPTDRVRGAIDRVLEILKKKDLQAKERRMERRTLLREEISKAFDFDEMAKRSLGPAWRQRTPEERKEYVGLFRQVLENSYLGKVEAYQGEKIRYGKESVEEGRFATVETLIVTGKGQEIPLNYRMVKGKADWRVYDVIIEEISLVNNYRSQFGGILQRSSFQDLLARLRDMVKSSDSGPAGRK; encoded by the coding sequence GTGAATTCATCCACGGAAGCGCGAAGAAGTAATCCGCCCGGACGGGCCTACTGGCGGGTCGCGGCGGCGGTAGCGGCGGTGTTCGCCCTCCTGCTGGCGACCCCGGCCTCGTCGTTCGCGGGAGAGCCCACGGACCGGGTCCGCGGCGCGATCGACCGCGTCCTCGAAATCCTGAAGAAGAAGGATCTCCAGGCGAAGGAGCGTCGGATGGAGCGGCGGACCCTCCTCCGCGAAGAGATCTCCAAGGCGTTCGACTTCGACGAGATGGCGAAGCGCTCCCTGGGCCCCGCCTGGAGGCAGCGCACCCCGGAGGAGCGGAAGGAGTATGTGGGGCTCTTCCGGCAGGTTCTCGAGAACTCCTACCTCGGGAAGGTCGAGGCGTACCAGGGGGAGAAGATCCGGTACGGGAAGGAGTCGGTGGAGGAGGGGCGGTTCGCCACGGTCGAGACCCTCATCGTGACGGGGAAGGGGCAGGAAATCCCGCTGAACTACCGGATGGTGAAGGGGAAGGCGGACTGGCGCGTCTACGACGTCATCATCGAGGAGATCAGCCTCGTCAATAACTACCGGTCACAGTTCGGCGGGATCCTCCAGCGGTCGTCGTTCCAGGACCTGCTCGCGCGGCTGCGGGACATGGTGAAGAGCTCCGATTCCGGCCCCGCAGGCAGGAAGTAG
- the mlaD gene encoding outer membrane lipid asymmetry maintenance protein MlaD encodes METAVGIFIVVGIACLAWLSIRLGKVEIGGGNRFPVFAEFASVAGLRAGATVEVAGVQVGSVESIGVKDYKAVVRMRVQDGIGIPEDTIASVRTRGLIGDKYINLSPGASDRMIPAGGKIRETEGALDLEGLIGEFIHGSAKK; translated from the coding sequence GTGGAAACGGCGGTGGGGATCTTCATCGTCGTCGGGATCGCGTGCCTGGCCTGGCTGTCGATCCGGCTGGGGAAGGTGGAGATCGGCGGGGGGAACCGGTTCCCGGTCTTTGCCGAGTTCGCCTCGGTGGCGGGGCTTCGGGCCGGGGCGACGGTGGAAGTCGCGGGGGTCCAGGTGGGCTCCGTCGAGTCGATCGGCGTGAAGGATTACAAGGCCGTCGTGCGGATGCGGGTGCAGGACGGCATCGGAATCCCCGAAGACACGATCGCCTCCGTCCGGACGCGGGGGCTGATCGGCGACAAGTACATCAACCTGTCCCCCGGCGCGTCGGACCGGATGATTCCCGCGGGAGGGAAGATCCGGGAGACGGAGGGGGCCCTGGACCTGGAGGGGCTGATCGGTGAATTCATCCACGGAAGCGCGAAGAAGTAA
- a CDS encoding ATP-binding cassette domain-containing protein has product MAVSGGSPARLYALPDPVEGGPLAIRLVDVETAMAGKQVLNGVTLDIPARRITVIVGLSGAGKSVILRHMIGLTRPDRGQVLVDGIDINRLSRKELYALRDRFGVMFQTGALFESMTVFDNVAFPLREKTDLGEEEIRKKVERLFGLVGLPGINEKYPDELSGGMVRRVALARAMVLDPEIIFFDEPTTGLDPIIRNSILRLVCDTWREHAFTMVMVSHDIPEVFNWCHHLVVVRDGKIAAAGPTASVLASEDPFVRQLLTGDFAGPIRLL; this is encoded by the coding sequence ATGGCCGTATCCGGGGGTTCCCCCGCCCGCCTGTATGCCCTCCCGGATCCGGTCGAGGGCGGTCCCCTGGCGATCCGCCTCGTGGACGTCGAGACGGCGATGGCGGGGAAACAGGTCCTGAACGGGGTGACCCTCGACATCCCGGCGCGGCGGATCACCGTCATCGTCGGCCTCTCGGGGGCGGGGAAGAGCGTCATCCTCCGCCATATGATCGGGCTCACCCGCCCGGACCGCGGGCAGGTCCTCGTGGACGGGATCGACATCAACCGGCTCTCCCGGAAAGAGCTGTACGCGCTGCGCGACCGTTTCGGAGTGATGTTCCAGACCGGGGCGCTGTTCGAGTCGATGACCGTCTTCGACAACGTGGCGTTTCCGCTGCGGGAGAAAACGGATCTCGGCGAGGAGGAGATCCGGAAGAAGGTGGAACGGCTGTTCGGCCTCGTCGGCCTGCCGGGCATCAACGAAAAGTACCCGGACGAGCTGTCGGGCGGGATGGTCCGGCGCGTCGCCCTCGCCCGGGCCATGGTCCTGGACCCGGAGATCATCTTCTTCGACGAGCCGACGACGGGGCTGGACCCGATCATCCGGAATTCGATCCTGCGGCTGGTGTGCGACACCTGGCGGGAGCACGCCTTCACGATGGTGATGGTGAGCCACGACATCCCGGAGGTCTTCAACTGGTGCCACCACCTGGTGGTCGTCCGCGACGGGAAGATCGCGGCGGCGGGCCCGACCGCTTCGGTCCTCGCCTCGGAGGATCCGTTCGTCCGGCAATTGCTGACAGGCGACTTCGCCGGTCCCATCCGGCTGCTGTAG